One Pyxicephalus adspersus chromosome 3, UCB_Pads_2.0, whole genome shotgun sequence genomic window carries:
- the RHOH gene encoding rho-related GTP-binding protein RhoH: protein MNAIKCVLVGDAAVGKTALLVRFTSETFPDSYRPTVYENTGVDVFMDGNQISLGLWDTSGNDAFRSIRPISLQHADIVLLCFSVANHTSFLNIRHKWIAEVKQHLPHIPVLVVATQTDQREMNHMRVPCISPEDGKQLAQDVRAKGYLECSALSNRGVPQVFEHAVRTAINQAKKRARRKRFSVNECKII, encoded by the coding sequence ATGAATGCCATCAAATGTGTTCTGGTGGGTGATGCTGCTGTTGGGAAGACGGCACTTCTTGTTCGGTTTACCTCTGAGACATTTCCAGACTCCTACAGGCCTACAGTCTATGAGAATACAGGGGTGGATGTTTTCATGGACGGGAACCAGATCAGTCTTGGTCTTTGGGACACATCAGGCAATGACGCTTTTAGGAGCATCCGTCCAATTTCATTGCAGCATGCAGACATTGTCCTACTTTGCTTCTCTGTAGCCAACCATACCTCATTTTTGAATATAAGACACAAGTGGATAGCTGAGGTCAAGCAGCATCTGCCTCATATCCCTGTACTGGTTGTGGCCACTCAGACTGACCAAAGGGAGATGAATCACATGCGAGTCCCCTGCATCAGCCCTGAAGATGGTAAGCAGTTAGCACAAGATGTTCGAGCAAAAGGATACTTAGAATGCTCAGCACTCAGCAACCGGGGAGTACCACAAGTGTTTGAACATGCTGTGAGGACTGCCATCAACCAGGCCAAAAAAAGAGCACGACGGAAACGTTTCTCTGTCAATGAGTGCAAAATTATTTGA